A single window of Rubripirellula lacrimiformis DNA harbors:
- a CDS encoding 2Fe-2S iron-sulfur cluster-binding protein translates to MHLASLSTLGPNLFETPLPGHPMLGQLVLGQLVLGQLALGHLMLGLFGLFLIYQLVAEFMSRREERMWHRKDLTFASDSSTALRRQPPADANRVDTAPPPARIPDAGLEDGTWKGWRLLRIDAIVDESPDCRSFRFTAIPDSDGQPLPRFRAGQSILVAITDPATGKRVSRCYSLSGGPEEPHYRITVKRVPGGKVSNLLHDTAAVGDTIWVQAPRGGFHCNPQHDGDPLVLIAAGIGITPMLSMLLENLETSPQRPVHLFYQLRTPANAPFLESLRSVVARCSRTLPLNLHVFFSNPAEEPTQADDSIGRIDANHILTQVGQTNGECMICGPDQFMASIAAGLVTAGVPEDHVHYESFGGKSKGVGAIAAGSQDDAAGKSTERFQVRFAESDQAVTWTGSEESLLDLAEDAGVEIESSCRSGSCGACVCRLKRGTVAYDQPPEHDVDAGEVLMCVARPTSDVEIESTQ, encoded by the coding sequence ATGCATCTTGCATCCCTTTCTACGCTTGGACCAAACCTGTTCGAGACACCGCTACCGGGGCACCCCATGCTGGGACAACTGGTGCTGGGACAACTGGTGCTGGGACAATTGGCACTCGGGCATCTGATGCTGGGGTTGTTCGGCCTGTTCCTGATCTACCAACTGGTTGCTGAGTTCATGTCGCGACGCGAAGAGCGGATGTGGCACCGCAAGGACCTCACATTCGCTTCGGATTCGTCCACAGCCCTGCGGCGACAACCCCCTGCGGATGCCAACCGGGTCGATACCGCACCGCCTCCGGCCCGTATCCCCGACGCTGGCTTGGAAGACGGAACCTGGAAAGGATGGCGACTGCTTCGAATCGATGCGATCGTGGACGAGTCACCGGATTGCCGTTCATTCCGCTTCACGGCCATTCCAGATTCCGACGGTCAACCGCTGCCTCGCTTTCGCGCGGGCCAGTCGATTCTGGTCGCCATCACCGACCCGGCAACCGGGAAACGAGTTTCTAGATGCTACAGCCTGTCGGGCGGCCCCGAAGAACCTCATTACCGAATCACCGTCAAACGGGTTCCCGGCGGCAAGGTCAGCAACCTGCTGCATGACACCGCCGCGGTGGGCGACACCATTTGGGTCCAAGCTCCGCGCGGTGGGTTCCATTGCAACCCGCAACATGACGGCGACCCTTTGGTCCTGATCGCCGCTGGCATCGGCATCACTCCGATGCTGTCGATGTTGTTGGAAAACCTAGAAACGTCGCCTCAACGCCCGGTGCATCTTTTCTATCAACTCAGAACACCGGCCAACGCACCTTTCTTGGAATCGCTGCGAAGCGTGGTTGCACGATGCAGTCGGACGCTGCCGCTGAACCTGCATGTCTTCTTTAGCAACCCAGCCGAGGAACCCACCCAAGCCGACGATTCAATCGGGCGCATCGATGCCAATCACATCCTGACACAGGTGGGCCAGACCAACGGCGAGTGCATGATCTGTGGACCGGACCAGTTCATGGCATCGATCGCCGCAGGACTGGTGACCGCGGGCGTGCCCGAAGACCATGTGCACTACGAATCGTTTGGCGGGAAGTCCAAAGGCGTCGGAGCCATCGCCGCCGGTTCGCAAGACGACGCAGCCGGCAAGTCGACCGAACGGTTTCAAGTTCGCTTTGCCGAATCCGACCAGGCCGTGACCTGGACGGGCAGCGAAGAATCATTGCTGGATCTAGCCGAAGACGCCGGCGTCGAAATCGAATCCTCGTGTCGCAGCGGATCCTGCGGTGCCTGTGTCTGCAGGCTGAAACGGGGGACGGTCGCCTATGATCAACCACCGGAACATGACGTGGACGCCGGCGAAGTACTGATGTGCGTGGCACGCCCCACATCCGACGTCGAAATTGAGTCGACGCAATAG
- the obgE gene encoding GTPase ObgE: MFVDRVQIEFQAGKGGDGCSSMRREKYVPRGGPDGGDGGNGASIILEARLGVNSLAALSNRQFIRGKNGGPGQGSMCYGRGAKDATYYVPPGTAVIDAAGGFVIKDLKEPGDSFVVARGGKGGRGNAHYKTATDRAPRQCDAGDAGEIRKVILELRSIADVGLVGMPNAGKSTLLSRVSSARPEIADYPFTTKHPNLGIVDVGERSFVLADIPGLIEGASEGIGLGHEFLRHVERAGLLVHLVEPFPMDGTDPIENYQAIRAELAEYDASLAERDEIVVVTKSELDGAGEVRDALHQASGNEVFLISAVVGSGVTELVAEILSRVEKRRTAMIAAGEEVTLLRESDVQPVTEGRPRRVPPHLAGPTSEMDHEHQAKDIDL; the protein is encoded by the coding sequence ATGTTCGTCGATCGAGTCCAAATTGAGTTCCAGGCGGGCAAAGGCGGCGACGGCTGTTCCAGCATGCGTCGCGAAAAGTACGTCCCTCGCGGCGGCCCCGATGGTGGGGATGGCGGCAATGGTGCCAGCATCATTTTAGAAGCCCGCTTGGGCGTCAACAGCCTCGCAGCACTGTCGAATCGTCAGTTCATCCGCGGCAAGAACGGGGGTCCCGGCCAAGGGTCGATGTGTTACGGACGGGGGGCCAAAGACGCGACCTATTATGTTCCACCCGGAACCGCGGTGATCGATGCTGCCGGCGGGTTTGTGATCAAAGACCTGAAGGAACCCGGGGATTCGTTTGTCGTCGCTAGAGGCGGCAAGGGTGGACGCGGCAACGCACACTACAAAACAGCGACCGACCGAGCGCCGCGACAATGCGATGCCGGCGATGCGGGCGAAATTCGGAAAGTCATCTTAGAGCTTCGGTCGATTGCGGACGTCGGTTTGGTCGGCATGCCCAACGCAGGCAAAAGCACTTTGCTAAGCCGAGTCAGCAGTGCTCGCCCTGAAATTGCGGACTATCCCTTCACGACCAAGCATCCCAATTTGGGGATCGTTGATGTGGGCGAACGATCGTTCGTGCTAGCCGACATTCCCGGATTGATTGAAGGGGCCAGCGAAGGCATCGGGTTGGGGCACGAGTTTCTGCGCCACGTGGAACGGGCTGGATTGCTGGTCCACTTGGTCGAACCGTTTCCGATGGATGGAACGGACCCGATCGAAAACTATCAAGCGATTCGAGCCGAACTAGCCGAATATGATGCGTCGTTGGCCGAGCGTGATGAGATCGTCGTTGTCACCAAAAGTGAACTCGATGGCGCCGGCGAAGTTCGGGACGCGCTACATCAAGCCTCGGGCAACGAAGTCTTTTTAATCAGTGCGGTTGTGGGATCGGGCGTGACCGAATTGGTCGCCGAGATTCTAAGCCGGGTCGAAAAGCGTCGCACCGCGATGATCGCTGCTGGCGAAGAAGTCACGCTGCTGCGCGAATCCGACGTGCAACCGGTCACCGAAGGTCGCCCCCGACGTGTGCCGCCACACTTGGCCGGACCGACGTCCGAGATGGATCACGAACACCAAGCCAAGGACATCGATCTGTGA
- a CDS encoding M20/M25/M40 family metallo-hydrolase yields MSNPRLTEILLDLIRFPTVSALSNADISDRVAELLTDRGFTVEVTSYDDAAGVRKVNLVAKRDPKRPGGGPHSSSIKPASGGLAYFCHTDVVPAVAWTGPGGDPFAGVVAEDRIFGRGACDMKGSLVSMLGAIDEVDVHQQTAPIWVVCTADEEVGFEGAAYLVKHSQAYREIVAAQPLAIIGEPTRLRVVHAHKGILGLSILSQGRAAHSSTDGGINANEAIVPVLATLLEIAQQTRADASLHDERFDPPHLSWNFGVSDGCTAVNITPGRSTAWCSLRPMPRIDGEALIKRVVDQAEANGLSVRRMRGGRPVWIDPQSPCIVDMCRLAGGPPITVCYGTDGGEFFELNQRVVLGPGDIAQAHTTDEYILLEQFNRGPVLYAEAIRHWCTG; encoded by the coding sequence ATGTCCAATCCAAGGCTGACCGAAATCCTGCTCGACCTGATCCGTTTTCCCACGGTCAGCGCATTGAGCAATGCAGATATTTCGGATCGGGTCGCCGAACTACTGACCGATCGTGGGTTCACGGTCGAAGTGACCAGCTATGACGATGCGGCTGGTGTTCGCAAAGTCAACTTGGTCGCCAAACGAGATCCCAAGCGGCCCGGCGGTGGTCCTCATTCCTCGTCGATCAAACCGGCCAGCGGCGGGCTCGCCTACTTTTGTCACACCGATGTGGTGCCAGCGGTGGCGTGGACGGGACCCGGGGGAGATCCGTTTGCGGGGGTTGTCGCCGAAGACCGAATTTTCGGTCGTGGTGCGTGCGATATGAAAGGGTCCCTGGTCAGCATGTTGGGGGCGATCGACGAGGTCGATGTCCACCAACAAACCGCTCCGATTTGGGTGGTCTGCACGGCCGACGAAGAAGTCGGATTCGAGGGCGCGGCGTACTTGGTCAAGCATTCCCAGGCCTATCGCGAGATCGTCGCTGCCCAACCGCTGGCGATCATAGGTGAACCGACTCGATTGCGAGTCGTCCACGCTCATAAAGGAATCTTGGGACTTTCGATTCTTAGCCAGGGCAGGGCGGCGCACAGCAGCACTGATGGCGGCATCAATGCCAACGAAGCGATCGTTCCTGTGTTGGCAACGCTGCTGGAGATTGCCCAACAGACTCGGGCAGACGCGTCGCTGCATGACGAACGTTTTGATCCACCCCATTTGTCGTGGAACTTTGGCGTCAGCGATGGGTGTACCGCCGTCAACATCACCCCGGGGCGATCCACCGCTTGGTGCAGTCTGCGGCCGATGCCCCGAATCGATGGCGAAGCCTTGATCAAGCGAGTCGTGGACCAGGCCGAGGCAAATGGATTGTCGGTTCGTCGGATGCGTGGGGGACGTCCGGTTTGGATCGACCCGCAATCGCCCTGTATCGTTGACATGTGCCGCTTGGCGGGTGGGCCGCCCATCACGGTGTGTTATGGGACCGACGGCGGTGAGTTTTTTGAACTCAATCAACGCGTGGTCTTGGGCCCCGGAGATATCGCTCAGGCGCACACGACGGACGAGTACATTTTGTTGGAACAGTTCAACCGTGGTCCCGTGTTGTACGCCGAGGCGATTCGTCACTGGTGCACCGGTTAG
- a CDS encoding type III pantothenate kinase — translation MTACTVAVDVGNTAVKLAVRQGDSIIDHWIAISCSDWHQRTVEWVRDRLGCKDTHWRIGSVHRGAAQRLMETVDRTAPDAKIDLVTFRDVPMEVAVDSPERLGIDRLLGAYAAYQTWGRSAAAPMVVVDAGSAVTVDWVDAKGCFCGGAILPGLSLQSRALATGTDALPDIQWSDRALQGDVPLPAKNTADAIYAGVLIGVASAIDGLTRRYIDAAAGHWMATASSKMAPGKMGASAMDAVGGKEVAESVPQPDAGSVLLVLTGGDSATLSPYVQYRHHQKSNLVCRGLLNLPHL, via the coding sequence TTGACCGCTTGTACCGTCGCGGTTGACGTTGGGAATACCGCGGTCAAGCTGGCTGTCCGGCAGGGTGATTCGATTATCGACCACTGGATCGCGATCAGTTGTTCGGATTGGCATCAGCGCACCGTCGAATGGGTGCGCGACCGACTGGGGTGCAAAGACACGCACTGGCGAATCGGTAGCGTTCACCGCGGCGCGGCCCAGCGGTTGATGGAAACCGTCGACCGGACCGCACCGGATGCGAAGATTGATCTGGTGACCTTTCGTGACGTGCCGATGGAAGTCGCCGTGGATTCTCCCGAGCGTTTGGGGATCGACCGTCTGCTAGGCGCCTACGCGGCCTACCAGACCTGGGGACGATCCGCCGCAGCACCGATGGTGGTGGTCGATGCGGGATCCGCCGTGACCGTGGACTGGGTCGATGCCAAGGGTTGTTTCTGTGGCGGAGCGATTCTGCCAGGGTTGAGCTTGCAGTCGCGGGCTCTGGCCACGGGAACCGATGCGCTGCCAGATATCCAGTGGTCCGATCGGGCTCTGCAAGGCGACGTGCCGCTGCCGGCCAAGAATACAGCCGATGCGATCTATGCAGGTGTCCTGATCGGCGTCGCCTCGGCAATCGACGGGCTGACACGGCGATACATCGATGCTGCGGCGGGCCATTGGATGGCGACGGCCTCCAGCAAGATGGCCCCCGGCAAAATGGGTGCCAGCGCGATGGATGCAGTCGGCGGCAAAGAGGTAGCGGAATCGGTTCCGCAGCCGGACGCCGGATCGGTGCTATTGGTCCTGACCGGCGGCGACTCGGCCACGCTGTCGCCTTATGTACAATATCGTCATCACCAAAAATCAAATCTTGTTTGTCGCGGTCTATTAAACTTACCCCATCTGTAG